In Gadus macrocephalus chromosome 11, ASM3116895v1, a single genomic region encodes these proteins:
- the cfap157 gene encoding cilia- and flagella-associated protein 157 isoform X2, which translates to MSKKNDRKDGERPQKKSNVSAAPTERSERDDGFYRLQVRALKGQVERYQQKCDEAELQKADSLLRYSQLEQEMKDVVQYLKRSVAQLEEELMGCAARLESEQRTWEEQNRSLELRLSKLQQEHQEKSEKLSSENMMLAGKLASLEEFGEQKERLMSDLSSLEKQLANEKEAHNKQLYELHMEAALEQARGKTKHADHMKQAAVELQLQARRDVSEEVAQCLGEREALHEELAHLAEQNQALVRENQTLRDSETLTRRKDQLIHPLMRDLSHKNKSNLGVIRKLTDKCEELGVELKEQSSVCKGLQQIHTRHTLLLAEAQALRKEHELVLERGREDAITVKRLGAELDEERRRRGQTEVILSEAAMALRQALTDERPGLEEQEEEVQAVVRRNQNMQKLLAVLDRAAWLGANGRGTPELTSAPTVGQHQTHYRPGDLGLVPRQNQTSREFKEDKPEEKWSLQPGPMIHEP; encoded by the exons GTATCAGCAGAAGTGCGATGAGGCAGAGCTGCAGAAGGCAGACTCCTTGTTGCGCTACTCCCAGCTGGAGCAGGAGATGAAGGACGTGGTCCAGTACCTGAAGCGCTCCGtggcccagctggaggaggagctgatgggATGCGCAGCGCGACTGGAGTCTGAACAACGCACCTGGGAGGAGCAGAACCGTTCCCTGGAACTCCGGCTCAGTAAGCTCCAACAGGAGCACCAGGAGAAGAGCGAGAAGCTCTCCTCTGAGAACATGATGCTGG ccggaAAGCTAGCGTCTCTAGAAGAGTTTGGGGAGCAGAAGGAGAGATTGATGTCAGATTTGTCCTCGCTGGAGAAACAATTAGCCAATGAGAAGGAGGCGCACAACAAACAACTTTATGAGCTGCATATGGAAGCTGCTCTGGAACAAGCTAG gggtaAAACCAAGCATGCAGACCACATGAAGCAGGCTGCGGTGGAGCTCCAGCTGCAGGCCCGGCGTGATGTCTCGGAGGAGGTGGCTCAGTgtctgggggagagggaggcactGCATGAGGAGCTGGCCCACCTGGCCGAGCAGAACCAGGCCCTGGTCCGGGAGAACCAGACCCTCAGGGATTCAGAGACCCTCACCCGCAGGAAGGACCAGCTCATTCATCCCCTGATGAGAGACCTCAGCCATAAGAATAAGAGCAATCTCggg gtgaTAAGGAAGTTGACTGACAAGTGCGAGGAGCTGGGGGTGGAGCTTAAGGAGCAGTCCTCTGTATGCAAGGGCCTGCAGCAAATACACACCCGACACACCTTGCTGCTGGCTGAGGCTCAGGCCCTCAG GAAGGAGCATGAGCTCGTCCTGGAGCGAGGCCGGGAGGACGCAATAACGGTGAAGCGCTTGGGGGCGGAGCTAGATGAGGagcggaggaggcggggccagaCAGAGGTCATCCTGAGTGAGGCTGCCATGGCGCTCAGACAGGCACTAACG GATGAGAGGCCAGggttggaggagcaggaggaggaggtgcaggctgTGGTCCGCAGGAACCAGAACATGCAGAAGCTCCTGGCCGTCCTGGATAGAGCTGCGTGGCTCGGGGCCAACGGCCGCGGGACCCCAGAGCTGACCTCAGCCCCAACGGTCGGTCAACACCAGACTCACTACAGGCCGGGGGACCTGGGTCTGGTGCCACGGCAGAACCAGACCTCCAGGGAGTTCAAG GAAGACAAGCCAGAAGAGAAGTGGTCCCTCCAGCCCGGCCCGATGATTCACGAACCCTGA
- the cfap157 gene encoding cilia- and flagella-associated protein 157 isoform X1 — protein sequence MSKKNDRKDGERPQKKSNVSAAPTERSERDDGFYRLQVRALKGQVERYQQKCDEAELQKADSLLRYSQLEQEMKDVVQYLKRSVAQLEEELMGCAARLESEQRTWEEQNRSLELRLSKLQQEHQEKSEKLSSENMMLAGKLASLEEFGEQKERLMSDLSSLEKQLANEKEAHNKQLYELHMEAALEQARGKTKHADHMKQAAVELQLQARRDVSEEVAQCLGEREALHEELAHLAEQNQALVRENQTLRDSETLTRRKDQLIHPLMRDLSHKNKSNLGVIRKLTDKCEELGVELKEQSSVCKGLQQIHTRHTLLLAEAQALRKEHELVLERGREDAITVKRLGAELDEERRRRGQTEVILSEAAMALRQALTDERPGLEEQEEEVQAVVRRNQNMQKLLAVLDRAAWLGANGRGTPELTSAPTVGQHQTHYRPGDLGLVPRQNQTSREFKVGPHPMTTSQHPRKTSQKRSGPSSPAR from the exons GTATCAGCAGAAGTGCGATGAGGCAGAGCTGCAGAAGGCAGACTCCTTGTTGCGCTACTCCCAGCTGGAGCAGGAGATGAAGGACGTGGTCCAGTACCTGAAGCGCTCCGtggcccagctggaggaggagctgatgggATGCGCAGCGCGACTGGAGTCTGAACAACGCACCTGGGAGGAGCAGAACCGTTCCCTGGAACTCCGGCTCAGTAAGCTCCAACAGGAGCACCAGGAGAAGAGCGAGAAGCTCTCCTCTGAGAACATGATGCTGG ccggaAAGCTAGCGTCTCTAGAAGAGTTTGGGGAGCAGAAGGAGAGATTGATGTCAGATTTGTCCTCGCTGGAGAAACAATTAGCCAATGAGAAGGAGGCGCACAACAAACAACTTTATGAGCTGCATATGGAAGCTGCTCTGGAACAAGCTAG gggtaAAACCAAGCATGCAGACCACATGAAGCAGGCTGCGGTGGAGCTCCAGCTGCAGGCCCGGCGTGATGTCTCGGAGGAGGTGGCTCAGTgtctgggggagagggaggcactGCATGAGGAGCTGGCCCACCTGGCCGAGCAGAACCAGGCCCTGGTCCGGGAGAACCAGACCCTCAGGGATTCAGAGACCCTCACCCGCAGGAAGGACCAGCTCATTCATCCCCTGATGAGAGACCTCAGCCATAAGAATAAGAGCAATCTCggg gtgaTAAGGAAGTTGACTGACAAGTGCGAGGAGCTGGGGGTGGAGCTTAAGGAGCAGTCCTCTGTATGCAAGGGCCTGCAGCAAATACACACCCGACACACCTTGCTGCTGGCTGAGGCTCAGGCCCTCAG GAAGGAGCATGAGCTCGTCCTGGAGCGAGGCCGGGAGGACGCAATAACGGTGAAGCGCTTGGGGGCGGAGCTAGATGAGGagcggaggaggcggggccagaCAGAGGTCATCCTGAGTGAGGCTGCCATGGCGCTCAGACAGGCACTAACG GATGAGAGGCCAGggttggaggagcaggaggaggaggtgcaggctgTGGTCCGCAGGAACCAGAACATGCAGAAGCTCCTGGCCGTCCTGGATAGAGCTGCGTGGCTCGGGGCCAACGGCCGCGGGACCCCAGAGCTGACCTCAGCCCCAACGGTCGGTCAACACCAGACTCACTACAGGCCGGGGGACCTGGGTCTGGTGCCACGGCAGAACCAGACCTCCAGGGAGTTCAAGGTGGGCCCCCATCCCATGACTACCAGCCAGCACCCCAG GAAGACAAGCCAGAAGAGAAGTGGTCCCTCCAGCCCGGCCCGATGA